A single region of the Pseudomonadota bacterium genome encodes:
- a CDS encoding rRNA pseudouridine synthase yields MNERLQKILASAGICSRRQAEKYILSGRVAVDGEVVTSLGTKADPGLQNIEFDGHPLSSPDKICILLHKPRGFVTTMSDPQGRPTVTTLLKGLKSRVYPVGRLDLDTSGALLLTNDGDLAQRLLHPSNEINRTYDALVRGVPAGKDLQRLARGIMLEGRKTWPADLEVLHQTPHETLIRIVIHEGRKRQVRKIFAAIGHPVKELKRVAYGGLWLENIPEGKYRLLTQNDIRKLFI; encoded by the coding sequence ATGAATGAGAGGCTGCAAAAGATCCTTGCCTCGGCAGGTATTTGTTCGCGTCGTCAGGCCGAAAAATATATCCTTTCCGGCCGGGTTGCGGTTGATGGAGAGGTTGTAACCTCTCTCGGCACCAAAGCTGATCCAGGCCTTCAGAACATCGAGTTTGACGGCCACCCTCTTTCATCTCCAGATAAAATCTGTATCCTGTTGCACAAACCCAGAGGTTTTGTCACGACCATGAGTGATCCTCAGGGGCGACCCACCGTAACGACACTTCTCAAAGGTCTTAAATCCAGGGTGTACCCAGTCGGCAGACTTGATCTTGATACTTCCGGAGCCCTTCTTCTAACCAACGATGGAGACCTTGCCCAGCGGCTTCTACACCCGAGCAACGAGATCAATAGAACCTATGATGCACTTGTCAGGGGGGTTCCTGCCGGAAAAGATCTGCAGCGCCTTGCGAGAGGCATCATGCTCGAAGGAAGAAAAACCTGGCCTGCTGATCTTGAAGTACTTCATCAGACCCCGCATGAAACTCTGATCCGAATTGTTATTCATGAGGGCCGGAAACGACAGGTTCGGAAAATTTTTGCCGCGATCGGTCACCCGGTCAAGGAGCTTAAAAGGGTGGCTTATGGGGGTTTGTGGCTTGAGAATATTCCGGAGGGCAAGTACCGGCTGCTGACCCAAAATGACATCCGAAAACTGTTTATTTGA
- the rpmH gene encoding 50S ribosomal protein L34, which yields MSKRTFQPSNLKRHRTHGFRARMKTKSGRAVISSRRAKGRYRLAV from the coding sequence ATGAGCAAGAGAACTTTTCAGCCGAGCAATCTTAAAAGACACCGCACTCACGGATTCCGCGCCAGAATGAAAACCAAATCCGGCAGAGCTGTCATCAGCAGCAGACGGGCAAAAGGTCGCTACAGACTCGCCGTCTGA
- a CDS encoding PilZ domain-containing protein — MADNKSNIIMIGWVQDELGYQKTRSRRIIEYSLQRLKETRRFISLIRKDYQSGNTVLVDFDSEKLIIDLPVDWPAKISGKIVVNFRDESNLMNHYAVQILARTKDSIITSFPVELFKLQRRNHFRVELPSGVMVSMTHRGENKSGFAAKDISGSGIMIFRKRVQVFDVGDKLQNICIREGKEKSGSPPGDENCLKVKDAEVVRIAFAEELNLHYAGIMFFPDKKEEEALLKYVRQLELAHLRK, encoded by the coding sequence ATGGCCGATAACAAATCAAACATAATCATGATCGGCTGGGTCCAGGACGAACTGGGATACCAGAAAACCAGGTCCCGCAGGATTATCGAATACTCACTGCAACGACTCAAGGAAACACGAAGGTTTATCTCCCTGATCCGGAAGGACTATCAGTCAGGGAACACCGTTCTGGTAGATTTTGACAGCGAAAAGCTGATCATTGACCTGCCCGTTGACTGGCCTGCAAAAATCAGCGGCAAAATTGTGGTCAATTTCAGGGATGAGAGCAACCTGATGAACCACTATGCCGTTCAGATCCTTGCCAGAACAAAAGATTCCATCATTACCAGCTTTCCGGTCGAGCTGTTCAAGCTGCAGCGGCGAAATCATTTCCGGGTCGAGCTGCCCAGCGGAGTGATGGTCTCAATGACCCATCGGGGAGAAAATAAAAGCGGGTTTGCAGCAAAGGATATCAGCGGCAGCGGAATTATGATTTTCCGCAAGAGAGTCCAGGTGTTTGATGTCGGTGACAAATTGCAGAATATCTGTATCCGCGAAGGAAAAGAAAAATCCGGCTCACCTCCGGGTGATGAAAACTGTCTGAAAGTAAAAGATGCTGAGGTTGTCAGAATCGCCTTTGCCGAAGAGTTGAACCTCCATTATGCCGGAATCATGTTTTTCCCGGATAAAAAAGAAGAGGAAGCACTCCTTAAATATGTTCGCCAGCTGGAACTGGCACATCTCAGAAAATGA
- a CDS encoding integration host factor subunit beta — translation MNKSQMIEALAQEVDLPLREASPITNTILETMIEALAVGDSIEIRGFGSFVVKEYESYTGRNPKTGDSIKVPPKKLPFFKVGKELKEKVNTGV, via the coding sequence ATGAACAAGTCGCAAATGATCGAAGCGCTGGCACAGGAGGTAGACCTGCCTCTTCGCGAGGCAAGTCCGATCACCAACACGATTCTCGAAACCATGATTGAAGCATTGGCGGTAGGCGACAGTATCGAGATTCGCGGGTTCGGCAGTTTTGTGGTCAAGGAGTATGAATCTTACACCGGCCGCAATCCGAAAACGGGTGACAGCATTAAGGTCCCGCCGAAGAAACTGCCTTTCTTCAAAGTGGGCAAGGAATTGAAGGAAAAAGTAAATACAGGCGTTTGA
- the hemA gene encoding glutamyl-tRNA reductase, which translates to MQAENILILGLNHKTAPVEIREKMAFSGDNPLPLKELMSLEGCVECCMLSTCNRVEIISVSKHPDQTGRAMRRFLFGNSGLSEDESEKYSYLHTGDDAVRHLFRVGASLDSMIVGEPQILGQLKQAYKIASEKNCTGAILNRFLHKSFSVAKRIRTETNIGGSAVSISFAAVELAKKILGELKGKTVMLLGAGEMAELAAEHLINQGIDHVVVVNRTFENAVKLAKRFNGSAAGLDELLTKLEDVDILISSTGATDLVLLRDQVKPVMKQRMNRPLFLIDIAVPRDLDPEINDLDNVYLYDIDDLKHVVDINKAERDKEAAKGERIVAEETMKFRQWLDGMEITPTIVALRKKAGLIWESEVARTLAKMDDPSPETIESIKKLGNAIIGKLLHNPILYLKSEGHEENKSERLALVRQLFALDDSDTDDPESL; encoded by the coding sequence ATGCAAGCTGAAAACATTCTTATTCTCGGTTTAAACCATAAAACCGCACCGGTAGAGATCCGTGAAAAAATGGCCTTTTCCGGCGACAACCCTCTCCCCCTGAAGGAGTTGATGTCTCTGGAGGGATGTGTTGAATGCTGTATGCTTTCAACCTGCAATCGGGTTGAAATAATTTCCGTCAGTAAACATCCCGATCAGACCGGCAGGGCAATGCGCCGCTTTCTTTTCGGTAATTCCGGGCTTTCTGAAGATGAATCGGAAAAATACAGTTATCTGCACACCGGAGATGATGCGGTCAGACATCTTTTCCGGGTCGGCGCAAGCCTTGATTCAATGATCGTCGGCGAACCTCAAATCCTCGGACAACTGAAACAGGCCTATAAGATAGCCTCGGAAAAAAATTGTACCGGCGCCATCCTCAACCGCTTTCTCCATAAGTCCTTCTCGGTGGCCAAACGAATCAGGACCGAAACCAATATCGGCGGCAGTGCGGTATCGATCAGCTTCGCCGCCGTGGAACTTGCGAAAAAGATCCTGGGAGAACTGAAAGGGAAAACCGTGATGCTGCTCGGGGCAGGGGAAATGGCCGAACTTGCCGCCGAACATCTTATCAACCAGGGAATAGATCACGTTGTCGTCGTGAACCGGACCTTTGAAAACGCCGTCAAGCTTGCCAAGCGTTTTAACGGCAGCGCTGCAGGTCTCGATGAACTCCTGACCAAGCTGGAGGACGTGGATATCCTGATCAGTTCGACGGGAGCAACTGATCTGGTACTTCTCCGCGATCAGGTAAAACCGGTGATGAAACAACGGATGAACCGGCCTCTCTTTCTGATCGATATTGCCGTCCCTCGTGATCTTGATCCCGAAATCAATGATCTCGACAACGTTTATCTGTACGATATCGACGATCTCAAGCATGTGGTCGACATCAATAAGGCGGAAAGGGACAAGGAAGCGGCGAAGGGCGAAAGGATAGTAGCCGAAGAGACCATGAAATTCAGGCAATGGCTGGATGGCATGGAAATAACGCCGACCATTGTGGCGCTCCGAAAAAAAGCCGGCCTGATCTGGGAATCAGAGGTTGCTCGAACACTTGCCAAAATGGATGACCCTTCTCCTGAAACCATTGAATCCATTAAGAAACTTGGCAATGCCATTATCGGCAAATTACTTCACAACCCGATTCTCTATCTCAAATCGGAAGGGCATGAAGAAAACAAGTCAGAACGTTTGGCATTAGTTCGCCAGCTCTTCGCTCTGGATGACAGCGATACGGATGATCCCGAGAGTCTGTAG
- the ccsB gene encoding c-type cytochrome biogenesis protein CcsB codes for MTLLFQLTFLIYLFTTATYTVFFFNQNERLRLLARYSMIVAGIAHLGYTIGRYIISGHTPITSNHEAVSFFALAVTWGYLSYRWRYKVKNFGVFVSPVITALMLVAALSSQQFSELPPALQSLWLPVHASIAILANGFLALAFSGGIMYLLQEREIKNKRFGLFYSRLPSLEALDNLNRYSLATGFPLLTLGIITGSIWAKQAWGSYWQWDPKETWSLITWFLYAAILHLRFTAGWRRRRAAIMAIIGFLAALFTLWGVNFLIVGGLHSYAS; via the coding sequence ATGACCTTACTTTTCCAGCTCACCTTTCTGATCTACCTGTTCACGACCGCCACGTATACGGTTTTTTTCTTCAACCAGAATGAGCGGCTGAGACTCCTTGCCAGATACAGCATGATCGTTGCCGGAATCGCCCATCTCGGCTACACCATCGGCCGTTATATTATTTCAGGACACACCCCCATAACCAGTAATCATGAAGCGGTTTCCTTTTTTGCCCTGGCTGTGACCTGGGGTTATCTTTCCTATCGCTGGCGATACAAGGTGAAAAATTTCGGAGTGTTTGTCAGCCCGGTCATCACCGCACTGATGCTGGTTGCCGCGCTTTCTTCCCAGCAGTTTTCCGAACTGCCCCCTGCGCTGCAGAGTCTCTGGCTTCCCGTGCATGCAAGTATCGCAATCCTTGCCAACGGTTTTCTGGCTCTCGCCTTCAGTGGCGGCATCATGTATCTGCTGCAGGAAAGAGAAATTAAAAACAAGCGATTCGGTCTTTTTTACAGCAGGCTTCCTTCTCTGGAAGCCCTTGACAACCTCAACCGTTACAGTCTGGCGACCGGTTTTCCGCTGTTGACCCTCGGAATCATCACCGGTTCGATCTGGGCCAAACAAGCCTGGGGTTCATACTGGCAATGGGACCCCAAAGAAACCTGGTCCCTGATCACCTGGTTTCTCTACGCGGCGATTCTGCACTTGCGTTTCACCGCAGGCTGGCGGAGGAGACGGGCCGCCATCATGGCTATCATCGGATTTCTGGCTGCCCTCTTCACTCTCTGGGGCGTTAATTTTCTTATCGTCGGCGGGCTTCACTCATATGCAAGCTGA
- a CDS encoding secondary thiamine-phosphate synthase enzyme YjbQ, translating into MQTGKFNIGTSSQMVFVDITAEISQAISGSGITDGLCCIYNPHTTAGLTINEGADPDVQDDMVGALQKIVPMNYPYRHMEGNSPAHIMASLMGSSVMVIIEKGKPVLGTWQKIFFCEFDGPRTRKIFWKIL; encoded by the coding sequence ATGCAAACAGGTAAATTCAATATCGGCACCTCGTCGCAAATGGTATTTGTTGATATCACCGCCGAGATCAGTCAAGCGATCTCGGGTTCCGGGATTACAGACGGGCTCTGCTGTATTTACAATCCCCATACAACAGCGGGGCTCACCATCAACGAAGGGGCGGATCCGGATGTTCAGGACGACATGGTCGGAGCGCTGCAGAAGATCGTACCGATGAATTATCCTTACCGACATATGGAGGGAAACTCTCCGGCCCATATCATGGCTTCCTTAATGGGAAGTTCGGTGATGGTTATTATTGAAAAGGGCAAGCCGGTGCTGGGCACCTGGCAGAAGATATTTTTCTGTGAGTTCGACGGGCCGAGGACCCGGAAAATTTTCTGGAAGATTCTCTGA
- the rnpA gene encoding ribonuclease P protein component: MESYSLPKSFLLRKPWEYRSVYDKGRRIKGKGLTIIYTPNGRQENRLGISVHGIRKATVRNRIKRVIREFFRLHRNFIGPGSDIVFAVREPFNADSPEMVSHFIDTIMKDRRSSS, from the coding sequence ATGGAGTCATATTCGCTTCCTAAATCGTTCCTGTTGAGAAAACCCTGGGAATACAGAAGTGTTTATGACAAAGGCAGAAGGATCAAGGGGAAAGGTCTTACCATTATCTACACCCCAAATGGCAGACAGGAAAACCGCCTGGGCATAAGTGTCCACGGGATCAGAAAAGCAACAGTCAGAAACAGAATCAAAAGGGTTATCAGAGAGTTTTTCCGGTTACACCGCAATTTCATCGGACCGGGTTCAGATATAGTCTTTGCTGTCCGGGAACCATTCAATGCGGACAGTCCGGAAATGGTCAGTCATTTCATTGATACCATCATGAAAGATCGCCGTTCCAGCTCCTGA
- a CDS encoding bifunctional precorrin-2 dehydrogenase/sirohydrochlorin ferrochelatase: MNYFPINLKISGRRCVVIGGGKVAARKVKGLLECGGQVVVISPELTDELETLVREGLIGCKKKNYLKGDLDGAFLVIAATDDENAQAEVYNEAEEKGILVNVADVPERCNFILPATVSRNELAVSVSTGGKSPALARLLRKKLEKEIGPEYGVLADILGLLRPVVLSRGQAHESNRDVFNDILHDNFPIWIKNGNWDLIRDHLENVLGDVIDQECLNRIKNMIECSGCAKSN; this comes from the coding sequence ATGAATTATTTTCCGATAAACCTCAAGATATCAGGACGCCGCTGCGTGGTTATCGGCGGAGGAAAGGTCGCCGCACGGAAAGTCAAAGGGCTGCTTGAATGCGGCGGCCAGGTTGTGGTCATCAGTCCTGAATTGACCGATGAACTGGAAACTCTGGTGAGAGAGGGGCTCATCGGCTGTAAGAAAAAAAACTATCTGAAAGGTGATCTTGACGGCGCCTTTCTGGTGATCGCGGCAACCGACGACGAAAATGCCCAGGCAGAAGTATACAACGAGGCAGAAGAAAAAGGGATTCTGGTGAACGTTGCCGATGTTCCCGAGAGATGTAATTTTATTCTGCCGGCAACTGTCAGCCGCAACGAGCTTGCCGTTTCTGTTTCCACCGGAGGAAAAAGTCCCGCCCTGGCCCGGCTGCTTCGCAAGAAACTGGAAAAAGAGATCGGTCCGGAGTACGGGGTGCTTGCCGACATTCTCGGATTATTGCGACCGGTTGTCTTAAGCCGCGGTCAAGCCCATGAGAGCAACAGGGATGTTTTCAATGACATCCTTCATGATAATTTCCCGATCTGGATTAAAAATGGGAACTGGGATTTGATCAGGGACCATCTGGAAAATGTTCTGGGGGACGTTATTGATCAGGAGTGTTTAAACCGGATAAAAAACATGATAGAATGTTCAGGATGCGCTAAAAGCAATTAA
- the yidD gene encoding membrane protein insertion efficiency factor YidD — MTRTICISLVRLYQIAISPLLPQSCRFFPTCSQYAIDAIELHGSSRGIYLAIRRILRCHPFNRGGYDPVRR, encoded by the coding sequence ATGACCAGAACAATATGCATTTCCCTGGTGAGGCTTTATCAGATCGCCATATCACCCCTTTTGCCGCAAAGCTGTCGCTTTTTCCCAACCTGTTCTCAATACGCAATTGATGCCATAGAACTCCATGGATCCAGCCGGGGAATATATCTTGCCATCAGGAGAATTCTTCGTTGCCACCCGTTCAACAGAGGCGGTTACGACCCGGTCAGACGCTGA
- a CDS encoding Jag N-terminal domain-containing protein, which translates to MSSTMEFTGNDVPQAIAKACEKLNVKQDQLDIEVVSPGSNGIFGMFGRKKACIAVSLKGQAKGRKNDRKKTPPQDRNNGGKKSGRPPRKTEEKTPADISPSHLDKVKSDLEQILSLMGFPGKAEVSCEGNRIRGHISGEHIEEITGAEGQVLDSIQYLMRKIISRMVEGKVLFSLDAGDYRQQRRQDLEARALELAEEVRTTGRTRSIPAINPAERRIVHMALQDDTTIRSRSIGEGHFKKILIYLPGQGRRKKH; encoded by the coding sequence ATGTCCTCAACAATGGAATTTACAGGGAATGATGTCCCACAGGCGATCGCCAAAGCCTGCGAGAAGCTTAATGTAAAACAGGACCAGCTTGATATTGAGGTTGTATCCCCCGGTTCAAACGGTATTTTCGGCATGTTCGGCAGGAAAAAGGCATGCATTGCCGTTTCTCTGAAAGGGCAGGCAAAGGGCCGGAAAAATGACAGAAAAAAAACTCCGCCACAGGACAGAAACAACGGCGGGAAAAAATCCGGGCGTCCACCTCGAAAAACTGAAGAGAAAACCCCGGCCGACATATCACCAAGCCATCTTGACAAGGTAAAATCAGACCTCGAACAGATCCTTTCCCTCATGGGTTTTCCAGGTAAAGCAGAGGTTTCCTGTGAAGGGAACCGGATCAGGGGGCATATCTCCGGCGAGCATATCGAGGAAATAACCGGGGCGGAAGGCCAGGTCCTGGACAGCATTCAGTATCTGATGAGAAAAATCATCAGCCGGATGGTGGAAGGTAAAGTGCTGTTTTCTCTTGATGCGGGCGATTATCGGCAACAGCGCCGACAGGATCTTGAAGCGAGAGCCCTTGAGCTGGCCGAAGAGGTCAGAACAACTGGGCGGACCAGAAGTATTCCGGCAATTAATCCCGCCGAAAGAAGGATTGTCCATATGGCCCTTCAGGATGACACCACCATCCGCAGCCGCAGCATAGGAGAGGGTCATTTCAAAAAAATTCTTATCTACTTACCAGGTCAGGGTCGCCGCAAGAAACATTGA
- the yidC gene encoding membrane protein insertase YidC, giving the protein MDNKNALLAIMLSMAVLFGYQLLFPPQQQTLQNTPSQLQTESSIPASTESAPQQVRSVESLDVKNTTPENLAPQRASRDIRISTALYDAVFTENGGTIKSFRLKEYRENNKKDSGPKELVTKGDGIELPLFFSWGTDPSRVVEVPFYESDSQILETAPSGLKSLVMTTRVAAGLTITKTVNFSDNSYLLDLSVDVANTSDSALQGSPYLALTSNPFSPESANSSYLFSGPAVLVGGSLEEVKVKDLKEDGPKTLQGNIAWTGYEDSYFLLAAAPQNDSAEKVQTVRLSVTDGTAVNNVLSGSSDIIPSGASKQYKYTIFFGPKKMSVLEHEGHEFNRAINFGWFGFVAKPLLLLMNMLYGIIHNYGVAIILVTVLIKVVFWPLSHKGMKSMKNMQKMQPQLAKIREKYKDDKEKQAQEQMRLYKTHKINPLGGCMPMILQIPVFFALYRVLMQAIELRHAPFMLWITDLSAPERLSIGFDIPYLGGLPLLTLLMGGSMFLQQKMTPTPATNPETAKVMMLMPVIFTFLFINFASGLVLYFFVNNMLQMAQQHMINRQ; this is encoded by the coding sequence ATGGATAACAAAAACGCTTTACTGGCCATCATGCTGTCAATGGCTGTTCTGTTCGGATATCAGCTTCTTTTTCCACCCCAGCAGCAAACTCTCCAGAACACTCCCTCTCAGCTTCAGACCGAATCATCCATCCCGGCATCGACGGAATCAGCTCCGCAACAGGTCAGATCGGTTGAAAGCCTTGATGTAAAAAACACCACCCCCGAAAACCTTGCCCCGCAACGTGCTTCTCGCGACATTAGAATTTCAACCGCCCTTTACGATGCCGTCTTCACAGAAAACGGCGGGACCATCAAAAGCTTCAGGCTGAAAGAGTATCGTGAAAACAACAAAAAGGATTCCGGACCCAAAGAACTTGTAACGAAGGGGGATGGCATTGAACTGCCCCTTTTCTTTTCCTGGGGAACCGATCCCTCTCGAGTCGTCGAAGTTCCGTTTTATGAATCAGATTCCCAGATTCTTGAAACAGCACCTTCGGGCCTGAAATCTCTGGTGATGACGACCCGGGTTGCAGCCGGGCTGACCATCACCAAGACCGTGAATTTTTCAGACAACAGCTATCTTCTTGATCTCAGCGTAGACGTTGCGAACACATCCGACTCGGCACTTCAGGGTTCACCGTATCTTGCGCTGACCAGCAACCCGTTTTCGCCCGAGTCAGCCAATTCAAGCTACCTGTTCAGCGGACCGGCGGTGCTGGTTGGCGGCTCCCTTGAGGAAGTGAAGGTCAAAGACCTTAAGGAAGACGGCCCGAAAACTTTGCAGGGCAATATCGCCTGGACCGGCTATGAAGACAGCTACTTTCTTCTTGCCGCAGCTCCGCAAAACGACTCTGCCGAAAAGGTGCAAACGGTCAGACTATCAGTTACCGATGGCACTGCGGTGAACAATGTTCTTTCCGGCAGTTCCGACATCATTCCTTCCGGCGCCAGCAAACAGTACAAATACACCATCTTTTTCGGCCCGAAGAAGATGTCCGTTCTTGAACATGAAGGACACGAGTTCAACCGGGCCATTAATTTCGGCTGGTTCGGATTCGTCGCCAAACCCTTGCTTCTGTTGATGAACATGCTCTACGGCATCATCCACAATTATGGTGTGGCGATCATTCTGGTCACCGTTTTGATCAAAGTGGTTTTCTGGCCGCTCAGCCATAAAGGCATGAAGTCCATGAAAAACATGCAGAAAATGCAGCCCCAGTTAGCCAAAATACGGGAGAAATACAAAGACGACAAGGAGAAGCAGGCCCAGGAACAGATGCGGCTCTACAAGACCCACAAGATCAATCCCCTGGGAGGCTGCATGCCGATGATCCTGCAGATTCCCGTGTTTTTCGCTCTCTACAGAGTGCTGATGCAGGCAATAGAACTCCGGCATGCGCCTTTTATGTTGTGGATTACTGATCTCTCCGCCCCGGAAAGATTGTCAATCGGCTTTGACATTCCATACCTCGGCGGGCTGCCGCTTCTCACACTGCTGATGGGCGGCTCCATGTTCCTGCAGCAGAAAATGACCCCGACCCCGGCAACAAACCCTGAAACAGCAAAAGTCATGATGCTGATGCCGGTTATATTCACCTTTCTTTTTATAAATTTTGCGTCCGGCCTGGTCCTGTATTTTTTCGTCAACAACATGTTGCAGATGGCCCAGCAACACATGATCAACCGCCAGTAG
- a CDS encoding UbiD family decarboxylase gives MKTIRDLRAFLDVLRKEGELLEVEVAVDPYLEIAEIHRRVIALNGPALLFKNVRGSSFPVVTNLFGSKRRLELAFGRRPLDFVADLVRTMEDLSPSLGKLWSMRAIIRQATRIGLKTVKDAPILESRMSPPRLTELPMLTSWETDGGPFVTLPLVYTEHPEGRGHNLGMYRIHRFDDETTGIHWQIHKGGGFHYHEAEKRNQSLPVSLFIGGPPALMMAAIAPLPENIPELMLASLLMGEKLPMVKDPLGGHSIPAFVEFAAKGTVPPHMRRPEGPFGDHYGYNSLQHPYPVFHVDRLYHRRDAIYPATVVGRPRQEDFYIGDFLQDLLSPLFPLVMSGVKQLKTFGEAGFHCLAAARVNDRYPREAFASGLRILGEGQLSLTKFLILTDGDLDVGDFTKLWVHVLERVNWQTDLFVFANVSQDTLDYTGPSVNKGSKAMLMGLGKEPLRPLPQSFTGELPSGCSNPEVYLPGTLVVQGGSYKYDPELAGRLAAHDSLADWPFVLLVDSTRAATSSLQEFIWTLFTRFEPAADIYAASSSVNRFHVGLKPPLVIDCRMKPWYPHILEVDDATRSKVDAKFLDIMPPRWR, from the coding sequence ATGAAAACAATCAGAGATCTTCGTGCGTTCCTTGATGTTCTCCGTAAAGAAGGAGAACTGCTTGAAGTTGAGGTTGCAGTAGACCCGTATCTTGAAATCGCCGAAATTCATCGCCGGGTCATTGCTCTGAACGGACCGGCGTTACTCTTCAAAAATGTTCGCGGAAGCAGTTTCCCGGTCGTCACCAATCTGTTCGGTTCAAAGCGCCGTCTGGAGCTTGCATTTGGCCGGCGCCCCCTTGATTTTGTTGCCGATCTGGTCCGGACGATGGAAGATCTTTCTCCTTCTCTGGGCAAGCTCTGGTCCATGCGGGCAATTATCCGGCAGGCGACCAGGATAGGATTGAAAACGGTCAAAGACGCTCCGATTCTGGAATCAAGAATGTCTCCACCAAGGCTTACCGAGCTGCCGATGCTTACCTCCTGGGAAACCGATGGTGGTCCTTTTGTCACCCTGCCGCTTGTTTATACCGAGCACCCCGAGGGGCGCGGTCATAATCTCGGGATGTACCGGATTCACCGTTTTGATGATGAAACCACCGGTATTCATTGGCAGATCCATAAAGGCGGCGGGTTTCACTACCATGAAGCGGAAAAGAGAAATCAGAGTCTGCCTGTATCGCTCTTTATCGGCGGCCCCCCGGCCCTGATGATGGCGGCGATTGCCCCTTTGCCTGAGAACATTCCTGAACTGATGCTTGCTTCTCTTCTGATGGGGGAGAAGCTGCCCATGGTCAAGGATCCGCTGGGTGGGCATTCCATTCCTGCTTTTGTTGAATTCGCCGCCAAAGGCACTGTGCCGCCACATATGCGCAGGCCGGAAGGCCCTTTCGGGGATCACTACGGATACAATTCTCTCCAGCACCCCTACCCTGTTTTTCATGTTGACCGGTTGTATCATCGCCGGGATGCCATCTATCCTGCAACTGTTGTCGGGCGGCCCAGACAGGAAGATTTTTATATTGGTGATTTCCTTCAGGATCTCCTGTCGCCTCTTTTTCCTCTGGTGATGAGCGGAGTAAAGCAGTTGAAGACTTTCGGCGAGGCTGGTTTTCACTGTCTGGCAGCAGCTCGGGTCAATGATCGCTACCCGCGGGAGGCGTTTGCGAGTGGCCTGCGGATCCTCGGGGAAGGCCAATTGTCTCTAACCAAGTTTCTGATTCTGACCGATGGTGATCTGGATGTTGGAGATTTCACGAAACTCTGGGTTCATGTGCTGGAGAGGGTCAACTGGCAGACCGATCTTTTTGTCTTTGCCAATGTTTCCCAGGATACCCTTGATTACACCGGGCCTTCGGTTAATAAGGGTTCAAAGGCAATGCTGATGGGTCTTGGCAAGGAGCCACTCCGGCCCTTGCCGCAATCATTCACGGGTGAATTGCCCTCAGGCTGCAGTAATCCGGAAGTCTATCTGCCGGGGACCCTTGTTGTTCAGGGGGGCAGCTATAAATATGATCCTGAGCTTGCTGGAAGGCTTGCTGCGCATGATTCATTGGCCGACTGGCCGTTTGTTCTGCTGGTCGACAGTACTCGGGCAGCAACGTCAAGTCTCCAGGAGTTCATCTGGACCCTGTTTACCCGCTTTGAACCTGCCGCGGATATTTATGCAGCTTCTTCTTCGGTCAACAGGTTTCATGTCGGTCTCAAGCCACCGCTGGTCATTGATTGCCGGATGAAGCCGTGGTATCCGCATATTCTTGAGGTTGACGACGCGACCCGGAGTAAAGTCGATGCCAAGTTTCTGGATATTATGCCTCCCAGATGGAGATGA